A window from Solanum stenotomum isolate F172 chromosome 7, ASM1918654v1, whole genome shotgun sequence encodes these proteins:
- the LOC125870533 gene encoding uncharacterized protein LOC125870533, translated as MKRAMPWSDDEEDDSSSDDESSALDTDNEDNSGSTNIKPKLNNASFSKHKAESAKRKSKGVDFDALSRHGYRGGLSVLKVPPPKEPDQEQNWSWSSGKETREKEKEESYEERQKTRAALAEAEELVHARTQKERKNFSFSQKEKRKRDLGQASRGKSYVEEEKRLLRDNGVYSGFDS; from the exons ATGAAAAGGGCAATGCCATGGAGTGATGATGAAGAAGACGATTCATCCTCCGATGATGAATCTTCAGCACTTGATACTGATAATGAAGACAATTCGGGGTCTACCAACATCAAACCTAAACTTAATAATGCTTCTTTCTCCAAACATAAAG CTGAATCTGCAAAGCGGAAGAGCAAAGGTGTGGACTTTGACGCTCTAAGCCGCCATGGGTACAGAGGTGGATTATCTGTCTTGAAAGTTCCACCACCCAAGGAACCGGATCAGGAACAGAATTGGTCTTGGTCAAGTGGGAAGGAAACCCGGgaaaaagagaaggaagaaaGTTATGAGGAGCGTCAGAAGACGAGGGCTGCACTTGCGGAAGCAGAGGAACTTGTTCACGCACGAACTCAAAAAGAGAGGAAGAACTTTTCTTTCTCACAGaaggagaagaggaagagaGATCTTGGTCAGGCTAGTAGAGGGAAGAGTTACGTTGAAGAGGAAAAGAGGCTGCTTAGGGATAATGGTGTTTACTCTGGATTTGATTCTTGA
- the LOC125870520 gene encoding homocysteine S-methyltransferase 2 isoform X1, with protein sequence MGTSDVNANSSSSSLVKEFLHKCGGVAVIDGGFATELERHGADLNDPLWSAKCLLTDPHLVRAVHLDYLEAGADIILSSSYQATIQGFKAKGYSIEESESLLKRSVEIACEARDVYHNRCRESSADHSTDGKVLKQRPILVAASVGSYGAYLADGSEYSGEYGDAVDLNFLKDFHRRRVQLLADSGADLIAFETVPNKLEAQAFVELLKEEDIKTPAWLSFNSKDGVNVVSGDSLSECAAIGESCEKVLAVGINCTPPRFILDLILSIKQVTTKPILIYPNSGESYDGIRKEWVSNTGVTDEDFVPYVNKWCEAGASLVGGCCRTTPNTIRAIHKSLSGKRTV encoded by the exons ATGGGTACTTCAGACGTTAATGCCaactcctcctcctcttccctCGTCAAAGAATTCCTCCACAAATGCGGTGGCGTTGCCGTGATTGACGGCGGCTTTGCGACGGAGCTGGAACGTCATGGAGCGGACCTTAATGACCCTCTTTGGAGCGCTAAATGTCTCCTCACTGACCCTCACCTTGTCCGCGCT GTACACTTGGATTACCTTGAAGCTGGTGCAGATATAATACTCAGTTCATCTTATCAG GCAACCATCCAGGGGTTTAAGGCCAAAGGATATTCTATAGAAGAAAGTGAATCCTTGCTCAAAAGAAGTGTCGAGATTGCATGTGAAGCACGTGATGTCTACCATAATAGATGCCGTGAGTCTTCAGCTGATCATAGCACTGATGGAAAGGTTCTCAAACAACGTCCTATCTTAGTTGCAGCATCTGTTGGGAGTTATGGGGCCTATTTAGCTGATGGTTCCGAATACAg TGGGGAATATGGGGATGCGGTTGATCTCAACTTTCTAAAGGATTTTCATCGTAGAAGGGTTCAGCTTCTTGCAGACTCTGGTGCTGatctaatagcttttgagaccGTGCCAAATAAACTGGAAGCTCAG GCTTTTGTTGAGCTTCTTAAGGAAGAAGACATAAAGACTCCTGCCTGGTTATCCTTCAACTCCAAAGACGGTGTAAATGTGGTCAGTGGTGATTCCTTGTCAGAATGTGCTGCAATTGGCGAATCATGTGAAAAAGTTTTAGCTGTTGGAATCAACTGTACCCCTCCTAGATTTATTCTGGATCTTATTCTATCCATCAAGCAG GTAACAACAAAACCAATCCTTATATATCCCAACAGTGGTGAGAGTTACGATGGCATTCGGAAGGAGTGGGTG AGTAATACCGGGGTGACAGATGAAGATTTTGTTCCTTATGTTAATAAATGGTGTGAGGCAGGAGCATCCCTGGTAGGAGGTTGCTGCAGAACTACTCCAAATACCATCAGAGCAATTCACAAATCACTCTCCGGAAAACGTACTGTCTAA
- the LOC125870520 gene encoding selenocysteine methyltransferase isoform X3 yields MGTSDVNANSSSSSLVKEFLHKCGGVAVIDGGFATELERHGADLNDPLWSAKCLLTDPHLVRAVHLDYLEAGADIILSSSYQATIQGFKAKGYSIEESESLLKRSVEIACEARDVYHNRCRESSADHSTDGKVLKQRPILVAASVGSYGAYLADGSEYSGEYGDAVDLNFLKDFHRRRVQLLADSGADLIAFETVPNKLEAQAFVELLKEEDIKTPAWLSFNSKDGVNVVSGDSLSECAAIGESCEKVLAVGINCTPPRFILDLILSIKQVTTKPILIYPNSGESYDGIRKEWVSNTGITDED; encoded by the exons ATGGGTACTTCAGACGTTAATGCCaactcctcctcctcttccctCGTCAAAGAATTCCTCCACAAATGCGGTGGCGTTGCCGTGATTGACGGCGGCTTTGCGACGGAGCTGGAACGTCATGGAGCGGACCTTAATGACCCTCTTTGGAGCGCTAAATGTCTCCTCACTGACCCTCACCTTGTCCGCGCT GTACACTTGGATTACCTTGAAGCTGGTGCAGATATAATACTCAGTTCATCTTATCAG GCAACCATCCAGGGGTTTAAGGCCAAAGGATATTCTATAGAAGAAAGTGAATCCTTGCTCAAAAGAAGTGTCGAGATTGCATGTGAAGCACGTGATGTCTACCATAATAGATGCCGTGAGTCTTCAGCTGATCATAGCACTGATGGAAAGGTTCTCAAACAACGTCCTATCTTAGTTGCAGCATCTGTTGGGAGTTATGGGGCCTATTTAGCTGATGGTTCCGAATACAg TGGGGAATATGGGGATGCGGTTGATCTCAACTTTCTAAAGGATTTTCATCGTAGAAGGGTTCAGCTTCTTGCAGACTCTGGTGCTGatctaatagcttttgagaccGTGCCAAATAAACTGGAAGCTCAG GCTTTTGTTGAGCTTCTTAAGGAAGAAGACATAAAGACTCCTGCCTGGTTATCCTTCAACTCCAAAGACGGTGTAAATGTGGTCAGTGGTGATTCCTTGTCAGAATGTGCTGCAATTGGCGAATCATGTGAAAAAGTTTTAGCTGTTGGAATCAACTGTACCCCTCCTAGATTTATTCTGGATCTTATTCTATCCATCAAGCAG GTAACAACAAAACCAATCCTTATATATCCCAACAGTGGTGAGAGTTACGATGGCATTCGGAAGGAGTGGGTG AGTAATACTGGGATAACAGATGAAGATTAA
- the LOC125870520 gene encoding homocysteine S-methyltransferase 2 isoform X2, protein MGTSDVNANSSSSSLVKEFLHKCGGVAVIDGGFATELERHGADLNDPLWSAKCLLTDPHLVRAVHLDYLEAGADIILSSSYQATIQGFKAKGYSIEESESLLKRSVEIACEARDVYHNRCRESSADHSTDGKVLKQRPILVAASVGSYGAYLADGSEYSGEYGDAVDLNFLKDFHRRRVQLLADSGADLIAFETVPNKLEAQAFVELLKEEDIKTPAWLSFNSKDGVNVVSGDSLSECAAIGESCEKVLAVGINCTPPRFILDLILSIKQVTTKPILIYPNSGESYDGIRKEWSNTGVTDEDFVPYVNKWCEAGASLVGGCCRTTPNTIRAIHKSLSGKRTV, encoded by the exons ATGGGTACTTCAGACGTTAATGCCaactcctcctcctcttccctCGTCAAAGAATTCCTCCACAAATGCGGTGGCGTTGCCGTGATTGACGGCGGCTTTGCGACGGAGCTGGAACGTCATGGAGCGGACCTTAATGACCCTCTTTGGAGCGCTAAATGTCTCCTCACTGACCCTCACCTTGTCCGCGCT GTACACTTGGATTACCTTGAAGCTGGTGCAGATATAATACTCAGTTCATCTTATCAG GCAACCATCCAGGGGTTTAAGGCCAAAGGATATTCTATAGAAGAAAGTGAATCCTTGCTCAAAAGAAGTGTCGAGATTGCATGTGAAGCACGTGATGTCTACCATAATAGATGCCGTGAGTCTTCAGCTGATCATAGCACTGATGGAAAGGTTCTCAAACAACGTCCTATCTTAGTTGCAGCATCTGTTGGGAGTTATGGGGCCTATTTAGCTGATGGTTCCGAATACAg TGGGGAATATGGGGATGCGGTTGATCTCAACTTTCTAAAGGATTTTCATCGTAGAAGGGTTCAGCTTCTTGCAGACTCTGGTGCTGatctaatagcttttgagaccGTGCCAAATAAACTGGAAGCTCAG GCTTTTGTTGAGCTTCTTAAGGAAGAAGACATAAAGACTCCTGCCTGGTTATCCTTCAACTCCAAAGACGGTGTAAATGTGGTCAGTGGTGATTCCTTGTCAGAATGTGCTGCAATTGGCGAATCATGTGAAAAAGTTTTAGCTGTTGGAATCAACTGTACCCCTCCTAGATTTATTCTGGATCTTATTCTATCCATCAAGCAG GTAACAACAAAACCAATCCTTATATATCCCAACAGTGGTGAGAGTTACGATGGCATTCGGAAGGAGTGG AGTAATACCGGGGTGACAGATGAAGATTTTGTTCCTTATGTTAATAAATGGTGTGAGGCAGGAGCATCCCTGGTAGGAGGTTGCTGCAGAACTACTCCAAATACCATCAGAGCAATTCACAAATCACTCTCCGGAAAACGTACTGTCTAA